The Cytobacillus oceanisediminis genomic interval CCAAAGGTATTTGGATATCATGAAAGCTTAGAAGCATATGAATATAATCTCAATGAGGCAAAAAGGCTTCTGGCCGAAGCAGGCTACCCAAATGGTTTTGAAACAACATTGAAAACAATGGATAAGAAAGAATGGATCAATATGGCAGAAGTTCTTCAGTCTCAGCTGAAAGGGATAGGAATCAAACTGGACATTCAGGTATATGAATATGGGACATTTGTTGAACAAGTAAACCGCGGTGACTCTGAAATGTTTATTTTAAGCTGGAGAAATGCCACGGGAGATGCTGATTATAATCAATATAACCTTTTCCATAGCAGTTCACACGGAGCTGCTGGCAATACCTTCTTTTACAGCAATAAAGAGGTGGACAGCTTAATAGAAGCTGCACGGGCTGAAAAAGATTCGGATAAGCGGATTGAATTCTATGCAAAAGCTCAGGAAATCGAAATGAAAGAATCCGTATATATACCTGTTCGTGTAATTGAGAATATGGCAGCCGTTTCTAAAGATGTAAAAGGCTTCTCTATTACTCCTTCTGGATATTTGGATATCAATGACATTTCAATTAAATAAACGCTCTAAGATAAGAGGGATATCCATTCTGGGTACCCTTTTATCTTGTCTGGGGCCGGAAAGGTGAATGAAAATGAATAATAGCTATTGGCTAAAGAATGTGCGTTTGGAATGCGGATACAAGAATGAGAATAATAGAGTGTCAGGTACTATAACAGATCGATTTCATTTATTAATAGAAGACGGCTGCATTGCAAAGATCACGAAGGACTTAGAGGCTTCCACTGATGATCTGCCCATAAAAGATGCAAAGGGACTGCTGTTGTTGCCATCCTTTGTCGAAAAGCATGTCCATCTTGATAAAACTTATATGGGGGATAAATGGAGAGCCTGCATCCCTGCATTGGGTGTCATAGAACGGTGTGAAATTGAAAAAAATGCATTATTATCCATGCCTTCAAGTACTTATCAGCGATCAAAAGCATTGCTTAAGCAGTTAATATCATATGGTTCAACCCATATTAGAACTCATGTGGATATCTACCCTGAAGTCCAATTACAGAATCTAGCTGAAGTTCAGCAGACATTGGAGGAGTTTTCAAACTATGCCAGCTCAGAAATCGTTGCCTTTGCCCAGCATGGCTTGCTGCGCTCAGGGACACCTCAGCTTATTAGAGAAGCTATTAGAAATGGTGCAGGAATTGTAGGTGCGGTCGATCCTGCTACCGTTGACAACAATATTGAAGCCTCGCTTGTTCAATTGATGGATTTAGCTGTAGAAGGGGATGCAGATATTGATTTGCATTTACATGATCCTGGCCACCTTGGTACTTTTACAATGAAAAGGCTGGCCTTTCTGACTAAAGAAGCTGGCTGGGAAGGAAGAGTTGCAATTAGCCATGCATTTTGCCTTGGTGATGTTTCAAGGGAAGAAGTCTCTGAAATGGCAGAGATTTTAAAAGACGCACGTATTTCGATCGTTACTAGCCTCCCGACAGGCCGTGCGACACCACCTGTTAATCTGTTAAGTGAGTGTGGAGTAGAGGTTGCAGTTGGAAACGATAATATTTTTGATTCATGGTGGCCAACAGGTAATGGCGATATCCTGGAAAGAGCAGGCCGCTTAATTGAACGATATCGATGGACGGATGAAAAGTCTCTTTCCCAAACATTTAAATATATTACAGGGGGTAAGACGCCACTGGATCAAGAGGGAAATCAGATCTGGCCTATCGCTGGAGATGAAGCCAGCATGATCCTTGTCGATGCAAGCTGTTCAGCAGAGGCCATGGCAAGAAGAGCGGAGCGCTGTGCAGTGTTCTACAAGGGGAAATTAGTTTACGAAAAAAAGCATGAATCAGTGTGATTTGATCAGTCTCTGGTTTATTTTTTCTAAAAAATTAAGAAGTAAAGAAAACTAAAAAATTGGTAAAGGAATCCGAAAAAAATAGTTAGATTTTTTTATACAATTTAATAAATCAGTTATGAGGTTCCTCAAAATACAGGATAAGGATTACATGGATGATTAAAAGTAGAGGGAGAAATGCGATGATATATGATTTGATTATAAAGGGCGGCAATGTGGTTCTTAAAGACGAGGTAATAAAGAATGATATCGCAATTATAAATGGAAAAATTGCAGCGATTGAGGAAACTATTGACCATGAAGCTGAGCAGATCATCGATGCATCTTCGCAATATGTTATGCCTGGAATGATTGATACTCATGTGCATATTTGTGAGCCAGGCCGAACAGAGTGGGAAGGGTTTATAACTGGAACTAAAGCACTGGCAGCAGGAGGAACTACATGTTATGTGGATATGCCCTTGAACGCCCTTCCGGCTACGATAGACAAGAACACACTGCAATTAAAGGCAGAAGCAGCCAAGGGGAAGAATTATATCGATTATGCATTTTATGGCGGACTTGTTCCAGGCAATATTGAAAGGCTTGAAGAGCTATCAGATGAAGGAGTTATCGCATATAAATGCTTTATGTCCACTTGTGGAACGGATAACCCCGATGATTTTTCTAATGTGGATGATTATACCCTTTATGCGGGGATGAAAAGGATTGCTAAACTAGGCCAAATTTTATCGATTCATGCGGAAAATGCCCAAATTACTGATCGTTTAGGCGAAGAGTTAATGGCACAGGGCAGGACAGCTGCCGCAGATTATGTCCTTTCACGGCCAGTATTTACAGAGGTTGAAGCAGTGAAACGCGCTCTTTATCTTGGAAAAGAAACGAAATGCCCTATTCATTTTGTGCACATTAGCAGCGCAGAAGCAGTAGAAGAAATTATTAATGCCCGAATCCAGGGTCAGGATGTGTCCCTTGAATCATGTCCCCATTATTTTATGCTTACATCTGAACAGATTGAGAAGATTGGGCCGGCTGCCAAATGTTCTCCTCCACTGCGAACTATTGAAGAACAAGAAAAGCTTTGGGACAAGTTAATAGAAGGCAAGATTGATATGTTAACGTCAGATCACTCACCATGCCCGCCTGAAATGAAGCATAGTTCTTCAAATAATTTTTTCGAAGTGTGGGGAGGAATCACAGGGTGTCAAAATAACGTTGATTTAATGTTTGATGAAGCGGTTTTGAAAAGAAATCTGCCAATAGCTCATTTTGCAAGGATGATTTCTTCTAATCCGGCTAAGCGATTTAATATTCCTAATAAAGGAGAATTAGCTGTTTCATTGGATGCAGATATCATCTTAGTTGATGCCAATCGTTCTTATGTTGTTGAGGAGGAAGGACTATATTATCGGCATAAGCATAGCCCATACATTGGGAGGGTGATTAATTGCCGGGTAACCAAAACCCTCGTTCGCGGCAAGGTTGTATATGATTTGGATCAGGGGATTGTTGGGAAACCTCTCGGAAAAGCCTTAAAGTTAAAAAATGGAACCGAAACTTTGAATTTGATCTGAAATCAAAAAGAAGGAATTCAATGTCCGCAGAAAGTTTAGATAGGGGAATTCGGGATGACAGACTTAATCAATTTGCAGGGGAAACTTGAATATGAAAATTTAGCAAAAAATATTGTGAAAAGGCTTGAATGGCTGGGTTCATTTGCAAAGGACCCAGAAGGAGGAATTACCCGTCTTCTTTATTCCCAACAATGGAGGGATACTCAGCAAGCTTTGAAGAGATGGATGGAAACTGAGGGTTTGGAAGTAAAGTTTGATGAAGTTGGAAATCTTAGCGGAATACTGAAGGGAGTAAATCAGGCAGAAACCGTTTTAACAGGATCCCATATAGATACTGTGAAAAATGGCGGGTTGTATGACGGCCAATATGGTATTGTGGCTGGGATTCTGGCATTAATTTATTTGAAAGAACGTTATGGAACTCCAAAACGTAATCTCGAGGTTGTTTCACTGGCAGAAGAAGAAGGAAGCAGATTTCCTTATTGCTTTTGGGGTTCAAAGAATATTGCAGGAAGCACATATAAAAAGGATGTTGAAAATCTTGCTGATTCAAATGGAGTAATTTTTTCAGAAGCTATATGTGAGGCGGGATTTAACTATAGGGATGAAACAAAATCTCCGCGCCAGGATTTGAAGGTATTCGTTGAAGTCCACGTCGAACAAGGAAATATCCTTGAAACTGAGAAAAAGTCTGTTGGTATCGTGAAATGCATCGTTGGCCAAAGGCGCTTTACAATTGAAGTAAACGGTGAAGCAAATCATGCTGGAACGACACCAATGGGATATCGCAAAGATGCTTCATTTGCTGCCAGCCATATGATATATGAAGCACTTAATATGGCAAAGCGATATGGTGATCCGCTGGTAGCAACAGTTGGCAGGATTGATATTTCACCCAATATTGCGAATGTGGTACCAGGAAAAGCTACATTTACTTTAGACCTGCGCCATATTGATAAAAATATGATTTCCCATTTTACTGATAGATTCATAAAAAAAATAAATGAGATTTCACTGGAGCATGGGGTTGAAACGACCGTTGAAAAATGGCTCGATACGGATCCAGTCCCAATGGATCCGGAAATTATAGAATTGATTGAAAATAAGTGCAAGGAAAAAAACTTGAGCTATAAAGTAATGCATAGTGGTGCAGGCCATGATGCACAAATTTTTGCACCCTTCATTCCAACGGCTATGCTATTCGTACCTAGTGAAAAAGGCATTAGTCATAACCCTGATGAATATACTCATCCGGATGATTTAGCTGAGGGAGTTAAAGCACTGATCGGCACTTTATATGAACTAGCTTATAAATAATAGCAATGAAAAGGGGAGTTTATGAATGGGCTATCCAAAAGATTTATTATCAAGCAGGTCTGTAATAGAACATGGGAAGTATGCCTTAATCGCACCTGAAGGATTAGTGAACAATGTTATTCCTGGGTTTCATAATTGCATTATTTCTATCTTAGGTTCTCCTAAGCTTGGGGCAAGCTTTGTCGACTATTATGTGACAGTGAAAAAAGGAGGAGGAAATTTAGAAGGTTTTTGCGGCCAGCAGGATATACAGACTTTTGTTTACATACTAGAGGGAAAAATAAAGGCTTCTGCAGACGAGAAAGAATTTATCTTGGAGGAAAGCGGATACCTTTATTGTCCGCCGGGAATGAAATTGTATCTGGAAAATATGGGTGATGGGGACTCTAAGCTCTTTTTATACAAGCAGAAATATCGCCCTCTTGAAGGGCGAAAACCCTGGGTTATATCAGGACATGCAAATAGAATTGAATTTAGAAACTACGATGATATGCACAATGTAAACATTAAAGATCTATTGCCTGCTGATTTGGATTTTGATATGAATTTCCATATCCTTTCATTCGATCCTGCTGCGAGCCACCCGTTTATTGAAACACATGTTCAAGAACACGGAGCATATATCCTTTCCGGGGAAGGAATGTATAATCTCGATAATAAGTGGATTCCAGTCAAAAAAGGGGATTATATATTTATGGGCCCTTATGTACACCAGGCTGCGTATGCTGTGGGGAGAGAGAATTTAACATATGTCTACTCCAAGGATTGCAATAGGGATGCGGAATTATAAAAAATAAAATTTTTAGGAGAGGAGAAATGACAGTGTCAAACATTCAGCAGATTATGGAGGAAAGAATCTTTGAAATCGATAAAATTGCAAAGTTTGATCCTGATAAGCCGCAAAAGAATTACTTTTATGAAACAGATAAAACGGTAGGAGCTGTTTGGTGTCTGGAACCAGGACAGGAGGTATACTTGCATTCTCACTCAAATGTAGATGATATGTGGGTTTGTATTGAGGGAACAGGAACCTACTTTCCTGACTTGGAGAATGAAATTCAAATAGGAAAAGGCATGGTGATCCTTGCTAAGCCTAACCAAATTCATGGAATGCGGAATACAGGGAAGGATAGGTTTTTATTTGTTGGTTTTGCTGCAGGTTCTTTGCCAATGGATATAACAAGATATTAACTTGCAGGCTGCAGACTTATAAAAAGCATATCGCTCTCTGCCAGATTTCGGGAAGAGAGCGATATGTAAATTTTAAACACAATTATATACACAATAAAGCAGCACCCGGCTAAACTTTCACAGTAAGCTTCGTTCTTAATAGATTATAAATGAAATAACCTAAGCAAAGAAAGCTAGATAGGGAAAAGCTGATCCAAATCGTAAGAAGATTTTCCATAATAGGCAAAGCTGCAAAGCCCCCGGCAGTCCCAATAACAGATGCAAGGGGAATAAGAGCAGGCAAGGTTTTACTGCCGAGTATAATATACAGCATTGGAACGATCATGGAAGCATAAATATTACCGAAAAAAAACAGCAGTTCAATAGGGGATGGAGGCAAAATACTTACGATAAAAAGCAATAATAAACATATAGCTCCGGAAAAAAGATATGTGAATCTCCATTTTTCTTTATTGTTAAGGGGGCGGAGCATACCGACAATATTTTTAATTATTAATGAGACAATTGCATGTAATTCTGCACTAATTGCAGATGAAATGGCACTAAAGCAAAACAAGACAAATAAGACAATAAGCAAAGTTGAATTGATTTTTCCAATAAGCTCAAATAACAAGGAATAAATGGAATCATAGCTTCTTCCAAAAATAATAATCATGATCAAAGACGATAATGCAAGAGGAATAGTCGCCCATATTAAACCTGCTAACGTAAAAGTCATGCGCAGTTTTTCTTTTTTTATAATAAAAACTCTTTGCCATGTGGCGCGATCAATGATCACTTGTCCAAATCCAATTAAAATTGCTGTTAAAATAAACCAAATAGCTTCCATATTTTTAACATAAAGTATGTATGGATGATATAATTTAATTCCTTCATAAACAGGATATACACCTTCCTGGATATAAAAGTAAACAGGGATAATGATGACTGCACTGAATATAAGCACGACGTTGATGCCTGCGAGCTGATGGATTCTATGTATGCCCCCTGCTCCCCCAATAAAAAAACAAAACAATAAAAAGAAAACCATTCCAGAAAAAACAGGCAGAGGAAAAATCATGTGCAGAAGGATTCCTGCACCCATAGCCTGAACAAATATAGAATGGAAACTTATCACGAGAAGAATAGAAATCATGAACCAGTAACCAAGTGGAGTCAATCTTTGGCGCAAGACATCACCTATTGTTTGCTGGTCATGAAACCGATCTCGAATCTTTTTTGCTAATATTCCAAATAAAATTAGTGCAAGAGCACCCATAAGGGAATAGCCGATCCCTCCGGTTAGCCCATACTTAATTATTGTTTCTGGCGATGAGAGAATGGTATTGCCTGTTACCCATCTGGACAAAAGGCTAACAACACCAAAACCGATTCCCAGCTGAAAAGCTCCGCCAATATAGTATTGAAAATCGGTTTTCTTCATTGTGAAGTCTCCTTCAAGCGGTAATCCCTGGGTGATTGGCCTGTCATTTTCCGGAATATTTGGCTGAAATAGTGCTGGCTGTTAAAACCGCACTTCTCCGAAATCGTACTAATGCTTAAATCAGGATTCTCAATCAGCATTTTTTGTGCCTGCTTTAACCGAAAGTCGTTTAAGTATTCCGAAAAGCCCATTCCTACTTCTTCGTGAAATTTCCTGCTCAGATAGGCTGAATTAATATGAATTTTTGATGCTAAATAACTTAAAGTAAGTTTTTCATTGTATTCCTTTTGAATAATTTGCAAAGCCTTTACAATTTGCTCAGAGTAACTGCTAATTCGTTCATACCTTCCCAAAACGCTCATTAACTCTTCTTCAATAACGGGCTTTGTAATGTAATCTATCACTCCAAGCCGGAGTGACGTTTGGATATAATCAAAGTTTTGATAAGCTGTAACCATGATTAAATCAATATCACCAGCAGAGGAAAGCTCCATAGCTAAATCTAATCCCGATTTGCCTGGGAGCTGAATATCAAGGAAAGCGAGAAAGATGTCATGCTTCTTAATAATTTGAAGAGCCTGAGAGGCATCCTGAGCCTTAAAAAGAATCCAATTAGGGAATTTCTTTTTAATGAGATATTCCAATTGTTCCAATTCTATAAGTTCATCATCTACAAGCAAGATATTCATTGCATACTTTCTCCTTCCAATTTTTCTGACATAATAACGTGGGGAAATATAGCCAAAACAGCTGTTCCATCCTCCTGATCTGTTAATTGAACTGAAGTTTCATCATCGGGGAATAATAGTTCAAGTCTTCGTTTTATATTCTCAAGCCCCAGCCCTCCATCCGGGGGACTTGTTTCATAGTTCTCTAAAGAATTGTTCCACACAGAAACATGAATCGCTGATTCGATCTTTATTATTTTTATTTTTAATAAGGCCTCGCCAATATGTCTTTCAAAGGCATGCTTGAAAGCATTTTCAACAAGAGTTTGTATTAAAAAGGGAATAATAATGGCTTTATTCACACAGTTGTCCAAATGGATTTCGTAATGAAGACGGTCTCTAAATCTGGTTTTTTGTATCTCCAAATAATAATTTACATAAGTAAGCTCATCTTCAATCGAAATAAAATTATTTATGGTTCGATATTTAAATTTTAGCAGCTTTGAAAGGGTTTCAATGGAACGTATTAATTCGGTTTTACGGTCCAGCCTGGCTAGAGCCAGGATTGAATTTAAGGTATTAAAAAAGAAATGAGGCTGAATCTCCTGGTTTAATTGATTGTATAAAGCTGTTTGAAGTTCCCTTTCTAACGCTATTTCACGTTTTTGCTTCTCAAGTAAATCAATTCTTTTTTCAAAAACAAATAAAAATAGCAAGGTAAAGGCTCCCGCCAGCGGAACCAGAACGCAAAACATAATATAAATGGAGAATGATTCAATAGGCAGCATGGGATTCGTTTCTCCTTAAGTATTAAAAAAGGGAGGTATAAGAACCTATCCCTTTTTTAATATAACATTTTATACAAAATAGAGGTATTTGTATTAAACTGGCAGAGTATCAGCAATATGGCAGCTTACAAAATGATTATTAACTAGCTCCCTTAGGGGGGGTTCTTCTTGTTTGCATTTTTCTACAGCAAAAGGACAGCGTGTATGGAACCTGCAGCCTCCAGGAGGATCAATCGGTGATGGAACATCTCCTTTTAATATGACGCGGTCTCTTTTTAAAGTTGGATCCGGAACTGGAATAGAAGATAGCAGCGCTTTTGTATACGGGTGGAGCGGAGAATCAAACATTTTTTTTTTCTCAGCGATTTCGACTACTTTCCCTAGATACATCACCATAACCCGATCTGAAATATGCCTGACGACACTAAGGTCATGAGAGATAAAAAGAAAGGTCAGTTTAAACTGTTTTTGCAGCTTCTTTAATAGATTGAGAATTTGCGCCTGGATTGATACATCCAGAGCAGATACAGCTTCATCGCAAATGATTAATTTGGGATTAACGGCCAATGCTCTGGCAATCCCAATACGCTGGCGCTGGCCGCCGCTAAATTCATGCGGGTATCTTTCAAGCGCTTCTGGAGGAAGTCCAACATAACCAAGCAGTTCGAGCATTCTTTCCTTTCGTTTTGATTTTTCAACCACATTCTGAATGGCCATTGCTTCATTCAAAATTTGCTTCACCGTTTGCCTGGGGTTAAGAGAGGCAAAAGGATCCTGAAAAATAACCTGCAAATCACCCCTAAGTTTTCTCATATCCTTTTTATTTAACGTTAAAATATCTTTCCCCATATAAAGAACCTTTCCATCAGTAGGTTCATCAAGCCTTAAAATTGCACGTCCGGTAGTTGATTTGCCGCATCCGGACTCTCCAACTATACTTAATGTCTCCCCTTCAAAAAGCTGAAATGAAATATCGTCTACCGCTTTTACATATGCCTTTGGCTTGAAAATAGAATCTTTTTTAACCGGGAAGTATTGTTTTAAATTGTCTACTTGTAAGATGATATTTTTTTCTGCTGTCGTTTCCATGCTAGACAACCCCTTCTTTATCTCTTTTGCCAGTCCACTTGTCTGTATATTTCCAGCATCTTACCTTAACATCGTCAGAATGGGAAAAAAGGTCAGGCTGATGTGTGGCGCATATATCTTCCGCGTAAGGGCATCTAGAGGCAAACCGGCATCCAGCAGGCATATTGTAAGGGCTGGGGACACTGCCATCTATCGTAATTAACTCATCCTGATCTTCATGGATTTTAGGTAATGAGTTCAAAAGCCCTTGGGTATAAGGATGCTTGGGTTCGGCAAAGATTTGCTCTGTAGAAGCATGCTCGACTATATTTCCGGCATACATAACAGCAACCTTATCACATGTTTCTGCCACAACTCCCAAATCGTGGGTAATCATGATAACACCCATTCCTATCTTTGTTTGCAGGTCTTTAATCAGCTCCAGTATTTGCGCTTGAATTGTAACATCCAGGGCGGTCGTTGGTTCATCTGCAATTAATACCTCTGGTGTACATGCAAGAGCCATAGCAATCATGACACGCTGGCGCATCCCGCCGCTCAACTGGAATGGCTCTTGCTTCGCTCTTTTTTCAGGAGACGGGATACCTACAAGCTTAAGCATTTCAACTGACTTATCCCACGCAGCTTTCTTTCCCATCTTTTGGTGTAGCCTTAAAGCTTCTGCAATTTGCTCTCCAACTGGGATTACAGGATTTAAGGAAGTCATAGGCTCCTGAAAAATCATTGATATTTCATTCCCGCGAATTTTCCTCATTTCATCCTCTGACATTGTTACTAAATCTTTTCCTTTAAAATAAACGGAACCCCCAGCAATTTTTCCAGGAGGAGAAGGAATAAGACGGAGAATGGAGAGGGAAGTCATACTTTTCCCGCATCCGGATTCCCCTACAATTCCCAGCGTTTCCCCTTTATGCACAGTAAAATCGATGCCATCAACCGCTTTACTGACTCCCCGCTTTGTTGTGAAATGTGTTTTTAAACCTTTTACTTCCAGTATTGGTTTGTTTCTTTCTTTCACAGCCAGTCACCACCCTTAACTTAATTTAGCTCAATGCGTTTATTGAAGAACCGATAAAAGACATCTACGAATAAATTCACAACTACGAAAATAAGTGAGGCAAATAATACTCCTCCCTGGACCATTGGCAAATCACGCATTCTTATCGCATCAACAATCATTCTTCCGAGGCCATTAATAGCAAAGATGGATTCAACCAATACTGTACCGCCAAGGAGTGCGCCAAACTGAAGTCCCACAACCGTAATCACTGGGATCAGTGCATTTCTTAATGCATGTTTAGAAATTATGATTCGTTCGCGAAGCCCTTTTGCACGTGCTGTTCGAATATAATCCTGGCGAATAACTTCCAGCATACTCGACCTGGTCATCCTTGCGACAATTGCTGCACCGCCTGCTCCAAGAGTAACAGCTGGCAAGATGACATGGAGCAGACTGTCCCATCCGGCAACTGGTAAAATTTGAAGCTTAACAGAGAAGAAATACATAAGCATGAGGCCAAACCAGAAGCTTGGCAGTGAAATTCCTAAGAGCGCGACAAGCATGACGCTGACATCGGTCAATGAATAAGGTTTAACAGCTGAAATAATTCCTGCTGCCATCCCCAGCACGATTGTAATAATGATGCTAAAGAAGGCAAGTTCAATGGTAATTGGCAGTCTTACCAATATTTCATCAAGAACAGGCTGGCTGTTTTTTAAGGAAACACCTAAATCACCCTTAAACACATTTGTTAAATATTCAAAGTACTGGATATATAAAGGCTGGTTTAATCCAAGCTGTTCACGAATAGCTTCAATTGTTTCTTTTGAGGCGCCTTCACCTGCAAGAAGTACTGCAGGATCCCCTGGAACGAGCTGCATAATGAAGAAGACAACAAAAGTAACTCCAATAATAACCGGGATTGTTTGTAAAATCCGGCGTAATATAAACATCAGCATAGATGTAACCTCCTCAAAGCTTTTATTTTTTCATCCTAGGGTCAAAAGCATCACGCAAACCATCCCCAAAAATATTAAACCCAAGGACGAGAATGGAAATAGCGAGACCAGGAAATAGGGCAATATACGGTGCTGAGAATAAGAAATCTCGTCCGCTGCTAAGCATAGTCCCCCATTCAGGTGAAGGGGGCTGTGCACCAAGGCCAAGGAATGATAATCCTGCAGCTGATAGAATGGCAGTAGCCAATCGCAAAGTCCCTTGAACAATAATGGGTGAAAGTATGTTTGGAAAAATATGCTTGAAAATAATGACTAAATCATTGGCGCCAAGCGAGCGTATTGCATCAATATATTCAAGGCGCTTTACTTCTAAAGTAGATCCGCGGACAATTCTGGCAAATAAAGGTACAGAAAAAGCTCCTACTGCTATGGTCACATTAATCAGACTTGGACCCAGTGCTGCAATAATGGCTAGGGCAAGAAGAATCCCTGGGAATGCAAGCATAACATCCATCATCCTCATGATAATGGTGTCAACCCATTTGCCATAATACCCAGCTGCAAGACCAAAAATAATTCCGAAAAATGCTCCGAATAACACAGCGGCAAATCCAACCCCCATTGATAGCCTTGAACCATAAAGAATCCGGCTTAAAATATCTCTTCCTTTATCATCTGTTCCCATCCAATGGTCTGCAGATGGAGGAGTCAGCTTATTTTCCAAATCAATTTCGTATGGGCTATATGGAGCCAGCAGCGGTGCAAATACCGCCATTAATAGATAAACAATAATAATGATGGCCCCAACTAAAGCAGCTTTATTTTGTATCAATATAGAAAGAAAATCTTTTATTCTAGATTCCTCTGGGCCAATAAATGTCCTCTGAGCAATTTTAGGCTGCTCCGTTTTTACTTGAACTGTCATCTTATTTCCCCCCTAAAGATTTTGTAGTAGTACCTGAAATTAAAAGTCAGTCTTCCTCCTTTCAAAAGAAGAATGGTATAAAAACGAATGATGTTTAGTTAAAACTATCAAAATTACCTGTAAAGTAAATATTTTTTAAAACAGTTGTCAAAATATTTAAAAATCAAGTAAATATTCTGTAAATATCTAAATGCATCATCTTCTATAATGCAGATAAGCATTTATGGAGGGATGGTGAACATTGATTTACTATCGGAATTTTTTATAAAAAAAGGGGAGAGAAAAATGGAGAAAGATAGAAAGCACTTTCCGAAGGGATTACTGATGATTTGCTTAAGCTTAATGATGCTGTTTGTATCAGCTTGTTCTACACAAACAAAAACAGAACAGGACGCCGGTACTGAATCCGAAGGGAAAAAGGATGGGGGCACCTTGTCAGTTGTCCGTCTATCAGATGCAACAAAATTAGACCCTCACTTTATTACAGACATTCCTTCTGCAAATATTATTTATCAAAAAGTATACGAAACTTTAGTAGAGCCAGATAAAGATATGAACATTCAGCCGCTGCTGGCAACAGAATGGAATGTCATTGATGATACGACCTGGGAGTTTAAGCTAAAAGAAGGAGTAACCTTTCATGACGGTACTCCGTTTAATGCAGAAGCAGTAAAGGCCACCTTTGACCGTTTGCTGGATCCAAACACTGGATCACCTCAGCGTGAGAAATTCGCGATGATTAATGAAGTAAAAGTAATTGATGAATACACAGTACAATTATTGCTTGATTACCCATATGCTCCACTGCTTTCAATTCTTGCAAGCA includes:
- a CDS encoding ABC transporter permease codes for the protein MTVQVKTEQPKIAQRTFIGPEESRIKDFLSILIQNKAALVGAIIIIVYLLMAVFAPLLAPYSPYEIDLENKLTPPSADHWMGTDDKGRDILSRILYGSRLSMGVGFAAVLFGAFFGIIFGLAAGYYGKWVDTIIMRMMDVMLAFPGILLALAIIAALGPSLINVTIAVGAFSVPLFARIVRGSTLEVKRLEYIDAIRSLGANDLVIIFKHIFPNILSPIIVQGTLRLATAILSAAGLSFLGLGAQPPSPEWGTMLSSGRDFLFSAPYIALFPGLAISILVLGFNIFGDGLRDAFDPRMKK
- a CDS encoding ABC transporter ATP-binding protein, which encodes MKERNKPILEVKGLKTHFTTKRGVSKAVDGIDFTVHKGETLGIVGESGCGKSMTSLSILRLIPSPPGKIAGGSVYFKGKDLVTMSEDEMRKIRGNEISMIFQEPMTSLNPVIPVGEQIAEALRLHQKMGKKAAWDKSVEMLKLVGIPSPEKRAKQEPFQLSGGMRQRVMIAMALACTPEVLIADEPTTALDVTIQAQILELIKDLQTKIGMGVIMITHDLGVVAETCDKVAVMYAGNIVEHASTEQIFAEPKHPYTQGLLNSLPKIHEDQDELITIDGSVPSPYNMPAGCRFASRCPYAEDICATHQPDLFSHSDDVKVRCWKYTDKWTGKRDKEGVV
- the nikB gene encoding nickel ABC transporter permease, whose protein sequence is MLMFILRRILQTIPVIIGVTFVVFFIMQLVPGDPAVLLAGEGASKETIEAIREQLGLNQPLYIQYFEYLTNVFKGDLGVSLKNSQPVLDEILVRLPITIELAFFSIIITIVLGMAAGIISAVKPYSLTDVSVMLVALLGISLPSFWFGLMLMYFFSVKLQILPVAGWDSLLHVILPAVTLGAGGAAIVARMTRSSMLEVIRQDYIRTARAKGLRERIIISKHALRNALIPVITVVGLQFGALLGGTVLVESIFAINGLGRMIVDAIRMRDLPMVQGGVLFASLIFVVVNLFVDVFYRFFNKRIELN
- a CDS encoding ABC transporter ATP-binding protein, which translates into the protein METTAEKNIILQVDNLKQYFPVKKDSIFKPKAYVKAVDDISFQLFEGETLSIVGESGCGKSTTGRAILRLDEPTDGKVLYMGKDILTLNKKDMRKLRGDLQVIFQDPFASLNPRQTVKQILNEAMAIQNVVEKSKRKERMLELLGYVGLPPEALERYPHEFSGGQRQRIGIARALAVNPKLIICDEAVSALDVSIQAQILNLLKKLQKQFKLTFLFISHDLSVVRHISDRVMVMYLGKVVEIAEKKKMFDSPLHPYTKALLSSIPVPDPTLKRDRVILKGDVPSPIDPPGGCRFHTRCPFAVEKCKQEEPPLRELVNNHFVSCHIADTLPV